A part of Rhopalosiphum maidis isolate BTI-1 chromosome 3, ASM367621v3, whole genome shotgun sequence genomic DNA contains:
- the LOC113558010 gene encoding uncharacterized protein LOC113558010, whose translation MHGLKYNKLIGDGDSSVTKKLKEVLPYGSNFQIKKIECKNYRLRNYCTKLIALTKQNKYSIVIRKCITSNILRFRSDITKSIDYHIKTNVPIHNKIEALGRDISNSIYHRLGQHSNCAKYSCSGSKNGETNLVPEAERTGMMTDMRNIVYRLTINANSLIENILFGMFIARNCRSTLREKDAN comes from the exons ATGCATGGGCTGAAGTATAACAAGCTTATtg GTGATGGTGACAGTAGTGTGACCAAAAAGTTGAAGGAAGTTTTACCATATGGcagtaattttcaaattaaaaaaatagaatgcaAGAATTATCGGTTAAGGAATTATTGTACTAAGTTGATCGCGCTTACAAAACAGaacaaatattcaatagtcattcgaaaatgtataacatcgaatattttacgttttcgTTCGGACATAACCAAGTCAAttgattatcatataaaaactaatgtacCTATTCACAACAAAATTGaag cACTTGGAAGAGATATTTCCAATAGCATATATCATAGATTGGGACAACATAGTAATTGTGCTAAGTACTCCTGCTCTGGTTCAAAAAACGGAGAAACAAATTTGGTACCTGAAGCAGAGAGAACGGGGATGATGACTGATATGcgaaatatagtttataggcTCACAATAAACGCCAATAGTTTGATagaaaac attttatttggaATGTTTATTGCCCGAAATTGTAGATCCACTTTAAGGGAAAAGGATGCTAATTAG